The genomic region GCTTGGCTAAGGGGATCTGCCAACAAGAGCAAATCCCCCCTGTCCCCCCTTCGCAAAAGGGGGAACGTTAGGTCACGTTCAGCGCTTCGTGGGCGGGCTGACTCCCCAGTATTGCGTGATGAACCTCCGCAGGGGGGGGACGTGATAGCCTCGCCTGATCTTCGGGAGGAACAGAAACGCTGGCTCCACGGCTTTCTAAGATGAATCTCCGCTAGGGGGCGTTAGGTCTCCCGTAGCGCTTGATGGCAAATTTTTTCCAACCCCCGATTAACCTTTTTTAAACGGGGAGAGTGCAACACGAACGGCAGATAAAGGATAAATAGAAAGAATGGAAACACCCAAGGCAGTAAAGGCACGCGACAGTTTCACCACGGGTTTGGGCGTCATCGCCGCTACTCTCGGCTCCGCCGTAGGGCTCGGCAACATCTGGAAGTTCCCGGCACTGACCGGGCTGAACGGCGGGGCGGCGTTCATCGTCGTCTACCTCCTCTCCACGCTCATGGCCGGGCTCCCGGTGATGATCGCCGAACTGATGCTCGGACGTCGCTCCAAGTCCGACGCGCTGACCACGTTCCGGGTGCTGCACCCCGAGCGCGAGAGCTGGTCTCTGATCGGCGCAGCCGGGGTCCTTTCCGCCTTCCTCATCCTCGCCTTTTACACCGAGGTGGCGGGGTGGGTCTTCGCCTACATCTTCAAGGCGGCCTCGGGGAGCATCCTCTCGGCCGATCCCAAGGTCACCTCGGCTGCCTTCGCTAAGCTGATCGCCGACCCGGTGCAGTCGGTGTTCTGGCAGTGCGTGGTCATCGCGTTCGTCGGCGCCATCATCGTCATGGGGGTCTCCAAGGGGATCGAGAAGACCACCAAAAGGCTTATGCCGGTGCTGTTCCTGATCCTGGTCATGATCGGGGTGCGCAGCCTGATGCTTCCCGGCGCGGCCCAGGGGCTCGATTTCCTCTTCCGCCCCGACTTCTCGAAGGTTACCGGCGCCGTGGTGCTCACCGCCATGGGGCTAGCCTTCTTCAAGCTTTCCGTCGGGATGGGGACCATGATCACCTACGGGAGCTACTTCAGAAACGACCAGAACGTCCCCATGACCGCCCTGCGCGTGATGCTGGCGGACCTCACCGTATCCATCCTGGCTGGGGTCGCCATCTTCCCGGCGGTCTTCACCTTCGGCTTCAAGCCCGAGGCTGGGCCGTCTCTCTTATTCATCACCATTCCGGCCGTCTTCTCCCAGATGCCATTCGGCAACGTCTTCGTGGTCCTCTTCTTCGTCCTCGGGGCCATTGCCTCGACAGGCGCCATGCTCTCCATCATGGAAGTGCCGGTGGCCTACCTGCACCAGCGCTTCGGCGTGAGCCGCTTCAACGCCACGGCAGCAACTGGGATCCTGCTGGCCTTGATCGGTTCGACCGCCGCGCTTTCCAACAGCGTCCTCGCGGAGTTCAAGCTGTTCGGCATGACCATGTTCGACCTGTACGACTTCCTAACCTCCAACCTGCTCATGCCGGTCGGGGGGCTCTTCATCTGCATCTTCGTCGGATGGGTTTGGGGTGAAAAACAGGTGAGGGCGGCATTGTCCAACGATGGACAGCTGCAAAACGGCGCAGTCATCCGCATCTTCTTCTTTATCGTGAGGTACGTCGCGCCCGTCACCATCGGCGTCATCCTGCTGCGCGGATTGAAGATCATCTAGATATTCGCACCCCTCCCGCCGGGGTGATTTACCGGAACCTGATATGACCAAACCTATCGACAGCTCGGAGCACGCAGCGCTCGAGGCCCGGCGCCTCGGCGTCATCTACGGCCTCGCCGCCTACCTGTGCTGGGGATTTTTCCCCGTTTACTTCAAGTCGGTCAAGATCGTGCCGCCGCTGGAGATGGTTTCGCACCGGATCGTCTGGTCGCTGGCATTCCTGCTTTTGCTCATCACCTGGAAAAGG from Citrifermentans bremense harbors:
- a CDS encoding sodium-dependent transporter produces the protein METPKAVKARDSFTTGLGVIAATLGSAVGLGNIWKFPALTGLNGGAAFIVVYLLSTLMAGLPVMIAELMLGRRSKSDALTTFRVLHPERESWSLIGAAGVLSAFLILAFYTEVAGWVFAYIFKAASGSILSADPKVTSAAFAKLIADPVQSVFWQCVVIAFVGAIIVMGVSKGIEKTTKRLMPVLFLILVMIGVRSLMLPGAAQGLDFLFRPDFSKVTGAVVLTAMGLAFFKLSVGMGTMITYGSYFRNDQNVPMTALRVMLADLTVSILAGVAIFPAVFTFGFKPEAGPSLLFITIPAVFSQMPFGNVFVVLFFVLGAIASTGAMLSIMEVPVAYLHQRFGVSRFNATAATGILLALIGSTAALSNSVLAEFKLFGMTMFDLYDFLTSNLLMPVGGLFICIFVGWVWGEKQVRAALSNDGQLQNGAVIRIFFFIVRYVAPVTIGVILLRGLKII